The Synchiropus splendidus isolate RoL2022-P1 chromosome 1, RoL_Sspl_1.0, whole genome shotgun sequence genome includes a window with the following:
- the pde6gb gene encoding phosphodiesterase 6G, cGMP-specific, rod, gamma, paralog b produces MNLEPPKGEIKSATRVSGGPATPRKGPPKFKQRQTRQFKSKPPKKGVQGFGDDIPGMEGLGTDITVICPWEAFNHLELHELAQYGII; encoded by the exons ATGAATCTGGAACCACCCAAAGGCGAGATCAAGTCGGCCACCCGGGTCAGCGGTGGACCTGCCACTCCCCGCAAGGGACCACCCAAGTTTAAACAGCGACAGACACGTCAATTCAAGAGCAAACCTCCCAAGAAGGGCGTCCAGGG GTTTGGTGATGACATACCCGGGATGGAGGGATTAGGCACAG ACATCACTGTGATCTGTCCCTGGGAGGCCTTCAACCACCTGGAACTACACGAACTGGCTCAGTATGGCATTATCTGA